Proteins encoded in a region of the Gulosibacter sediminis genome:
- a CDS encoding sensor histidine kinase, with product MSIRDAVSAFFHDGFVAAKPRPFAIATQGAFALVLLIADIAYFLDGDSRNSVACMAVGVVLLGLATLLAVFEWKLPRAAQSVLVIALLDFIALGLSRFGALPEGAALSPLVFFPATWLMLTYKWRGLWASVVLVICSITIPSVFASTFGFDPAQLIVVAVLPLTVLVVGGLLLGMDARLRALLTEQSRLTEESQHSRELLRRTLNNIDVAVNLLDSSGETIVRNEAGDRLIKQYATNTDGSLRAIASIGGYMPDGVTPYKLSQNPIRRAMRGETVRNQLILVGEPTGPQKAFSVSAYPLRDEGQLQGHLIVVAADVTAMQQLLRQRDEFVAGLSSEVRAPLNSILGYVDITQDEVEQLREATASMTHDELSGAVRETPVPNYLDVVQRNAEQVLKLIDDLLLEQQTRRGQLHISRREFELVGFSRRVMESLRTAAALRGTKLRLVAPDELLVVADKQRIAQVLDALLSNAIQYGGEQGLAEVRLEGNPTGVTLRVVDHGPGMPPDELSQLFVPFLRGSQSGDGGERGTGVGLSIVDRIVTAHGGTIRATSEVGVGTTMTVWLPRARPESAS from the coding sequence ATGAGCATCCGCGACGCCGTGTCGGCGTTCTTCCACGACGGGTTCGTTGCCGCGAAGCCTCGGCCGTTCGCGATCGCGACGCAGGGGGCGTTCGCCCTCGTGCTACTCATCGCCGACATCGCGTATTTTCTCGACGGTGATTCGCGCAACAGCGTGGCGTGCATGGCGGTCGGCGTCGTGCTGCTAGGGCTCGCGACCCTGCTCGCGGTTTTCGAGTGGAAGCTGCCGCGAGCTGCGCAGAGCGTGCTCGTCATCGCGCTGCTCGACTTCATCGCCCTCGGCCTGAGCCGCTTCGGTGCCCTGCCAGAGGGAGCCGCGCTCTCGCCGCTCGTGTTCTTCCCCGCGACCTGGCTCATGCTCACATACAAGTGGCGCGGGCTGTGGGCCTCGGTGGTGCTGGTGATCTGCTCGATCACCATCCCGTCGGTGTTCGCGTCGACCTTCGGCTTCGACCCGGCGCAGCTCATCGTCGTCGCGGTGCTGCCGCTCACCGTGCTCGTGGTCGGCGGCCTGCTGCTCGGCATGGATGCACGGCTGCGCGCCTTGCTCACCGAGCAGTCGCGGCTCACCGAGGAGAGTCAGCATTCGCGCGAGCTGCTGCGTCGCACGCTGAACAACATCGACGTCGCCGTCAACCTCCTCGACTCCTCGGGTGAGACGATCGTGCGCAACGAGGCGGGCGACCGGCTGATCAAGCAGTACGCGACCAACACCGACGGCAGCCTGCGCGCGATCGCAAGCATCGGCGGCTACATGCCCGACGGCGTGACGCCCTACAAGCTGAGCCAAAACCCCATCCGCCGGGCCATGCGCGGCGAGACGGTGCGCAACCAGCTCATCCTCGTCGGCGAACCGACCGGGCCGCAGAAGGCGTTCTCGGTGAGCGCCTACCCGTTGCGTGATGAGGGCCAGTTGCAGGGGCACCTCATCGTGGTCGCGGCCGACGTCACCGCGATGCAGCAGCTGCTGCGGCAGCGCGACGAGTTCGTTGCAGGGCTCTCGAGCGAGGTGCGGGCGCCGCTCAATTCGATTCTCGGGTACGTCGACATCACGCAGGACGAGGTCGAGCAGCTGCGCGAGGCCACCGCGAGCATGACGCACGACGAGCTTTCGGGGGCGGTGCGCGAGACCCCCGTGCCGAACTACCTCGACGTGGTGCAGCGCAATGCCGAGCAGGTGCTCAAGCTCATCGACGACCTGCTGCTCGAGCAACAAACGCGGCGAGGGCAGCTGCACATTTCGCGGCGCGAGTTTGAGCTCGTCGGATTCTCGCGGCGGGTCATGGAGTCGCTGCGCACCGCCGCGGCGCTGCGCGGTACGAAGCTGCGACTGGTTGCGCCCGACGAGCTGCTCGTCGTCGCCGACAAGCAGCGCATCGCGCAGGTGCTCGATGCGCTGCTGAGCAACGCGATTCAGTACGGCGGCGAGCAGGGCCTGGCCGAGGTGCGGCTTGAAGGCAACCCGACGGGGGTGACGCTGCGCGTGGTCGATCACGGGCCCGGCATGCCGCCCGATGAGCTGTCGCAGCTGTTCGTGCCCTTTCTCAGGGGAAGTCAGTCGGGCGATGGCGGCGAGCGGGGCACCGGCGTCGGCCTCTCGATCGTCGACCGGATCGTCACGGCACACGGCGGCACGATTCGCGCGACCTCCGAAGTCGGCGTCGGCACGACCATGACGGTCTGGCTGCCGCGAGCGCGGCCGGAGTCGGCTAGCTAG
- a CDS encoding mycothiol transferase, whose translation MNGTEVLRDLATRPRDALLEFRTKLSDEALNSHPAGHDNSPAWLIWHAGREIDAQLAPLAGTDEVWPRFREQLALGALGDTSGYGQTPEQARSIVVHDASPLLDYFVATTDALLAYLGTLSDADLDDVIDTNWNPPVTRGARLVSIIDDAAQHIGQAAYAVGTQS comes from the coding sequence ATGAACGGCACCGAAGTACTCCGCGACCTCGCCACCCGACCCCGCGACGCGCTGCTCGAATTCCGCACGAAACTCAGCGACGAGGCGCTCAACTCGCACCCCGCCGGCCACGACAACTCGCCCGCCTGGCTCATCTGGCACGCCGGCCGCGAGATCGACGCGCAGCTCGCGCCGCTCGCAGGCACGGATGAGGTCTGGCCGCGGTTCCGTGAGCAGCTCGCGCTCGGCGCACTCGGCGACACGAGCGGCTACGGACAGACGCCCGAGCAGGCACGCAGCATCGTCGTCCACGACGCCTCGCCGCTGCTCGACTACTTCGTGGCGACGACGGATGCGCTGCTCGCCTACCTCGGCACGCTCAGCGACGCGGACCTCGACGACGTCATCGACACGAACTGGAACCCGCCGGTGACCCGCGGCGCGCGCCTCGTCAGCATCATCGACGACGCGGCGCAGCACATCGGCCAGGCCGCGTACGCGGTCGGCACGCAGAGCTAG
- a CDS encoding lysophospholipid acyltransferase family protein, whose amino-acid sequence MTTDAAPEPAPKPGIVYYVGRAVLRPLLWLAYRPRVRGRANVPKQGPVLLASNHQSAWDTILIPVSAPRPVQFLTKSALFTGSGLKGKLGRWFFTSIGGVPVVRAAGRDARAALDAGSRILQAGSAFCVFPEGTRSRDGRLHKGHSGAAWMALDTNAQVVPVGILGADGMRAFRHFGRSRHVEVRFGAPLDLSDLAALPGGRARTEATERIMAAIAQLTGQERSDAVNATSRDAR is encoded by the coding sequence GTGACCACCGACGCCGCGCCAGAACCCGCCCCGAAGCCGGGCATCGTCTACTACGTCGGGCGGGCCGTGCTGCGGCCGTTGCTGTGGCTCGCGTATCGGCCGCGGGTGCGCGGGCGGGCGAACGTGCCGAAGCAGGGGCCGGTGCTGCTGGCGAGCAATCACCAGTCGGCGTGGGACACGATTTTGATTCCGGTTTCGGCGCCGCGGCCGGTGCAGTTCTTGACGAAGTCGGCGCTGTTCACGGGGTCGGGGCTTAAGGGCAAACTCGGCCGCTGGTTCTTCACCTCGATCGGCGGCGTACCCGTCGTGCGTGCCGCGGGGCGCGACGCGCGGGCGGCGCTCGACGCGGGCAGCCGCATCCTGCAGGCCGGCAGCGCGTTTTGCGTGTTTCCGGAGGGTACGCGATCGCGCGACGGCCGCCTGCACAAGGGGCACAGCGGCGCCGCCTGGATGGCGCTCGACACGAACGCGCAGGTCGTGCCGGTCGGCATCCTCGGCGCCGACGGGATGCGCGCCTTTCGCCACTTCGGCCGCTCGCGCCACGTCGAGGTGCGCTTCGGCGCGCCCCTCGACCTCAGCGACCTCGCCGCACTGCCCGGCGGCCGCGCCCGCACCGAGGCGACCGAACGCATCATGGCCGCGATCGCGCAGCTCACGGGGCAAGAACGCTCGGATGCGGTGAACGCGACCTCGCGCGACGCCCGGTAG
- a CDS encoding heavy metal translocating P-type ATPase, with translation MNNVRSALSSYPLVAATIVVGIVGLTLLATPASGIAPSLVGTYAIAIAAWEAVGMVRELLRGHAGLDILAVTSITAAVLVGEVWAALIVVLMLTGGAALEDYASNRSKHELTALLQRAPQTAVRIRPDGTAEELPVDDIEIDDELLVRPGALVPVDAVLLDDRAVFDESSLTGESLPVTRAARERVSSGAVNGSVAVRMRAVALARDSEFQQIVQLVEEASQSKSKVVRLADRYAVPFTILALVIAGIAWAVSGDPVRFAEVLVVATPCPLLIAAPVAFLGGMSRAARFGLIVKGGDTLEQLARAKSVAFDKTGTLTSGRPSLERIDAAPGFSADDVLRLAASAEVYSSHVLAGGVIAAATERGLELANISQAEEVATNGVAATLAEDAPWRGTVRVGKPAWVRSFAPALKNAALGSGELAIYVTLDDAVVGTLVMRDQVRPESAETVASLASLGVERRLMVTGDIAATAEPIAASLGIDEVHAECRPRDKVEIVAGVEPRPLIMVGDGLNDAPVLAAADIGFAMGARGATAASESADVVNRFDSLAGVAHAVRIGQDTVRIALQSVWLGIIISVGLMLVAAFGLLPALAGAWLQEVVDLVAILGALRAVGPRRER, from the coding sequence ATGAACAATGTCCGCTCCGCCCTCAGCTCCTATCCACTGGTCGCCGCGACCATCGTGGTCGGCATCGTCGGCTTGACGTTGCTCGCGACCCCGGCGAGCGGCATCGCTCCGTCGCTCGTCGGCACGTACGCCATCGCGATCGCGGCGTGGGAGGCCGTCGGCATGGTGCGCGAGCTGCTGCGCGGCCACGCGGGCCTCGACATCCTCGCGGTCACGTCGATCACGGCCGCCGTGCTCGTGGGCGAGGTTTGGGCCGCGCTCATCGTCGTGCTCATGCTCACGGGCGGCGCCGCGCTCGAGGACTACGCCTCGAACCGCTCGAAGCACGAGCTCACCGCGCTGCTCCAGCGGGCCCCGCAGACGGCGGTGCGCATCCGACCCGATGGCACCGCCGAAGAGCTCCCGGTCGACGACATCGAGATCGACGACGAACTGCTCGTGCGCCCCGGCGCGCTCGTGCCGGTCGACGCGGTGCTACTCGACGACCGAGCCGTCTTCGACGAGTCCTCGCTCACCGGCGAGAGCCTGCCCGTCACCCGGGCGGCCCGCGAGCGCGTCTCGAGCGGCGCGGTCAACGGCTCGGTCGCGGTGCGGATGCGCGCGGTCGCCCTCGCGCGAGACAGCGAATTCCAGCAGATCGTGCAGCTCGTCGAGGAGGCCTCGCAGAGCAAGTCGAAGGTCGTGCGCCTCGCCGACCGCTACGCCGTGCCGTTCACGATCCTCGCGCTCGTCATCGCCGGCATCGCCTGGGCCGTCTCGGGCGACCCGGTGCGCTTCGCCGAGGTGCTCGTCGTCGCGACGCCGTGCCCCCTGCTCATCGCGGCGCCGGTCGCGTTCCTCGGTGGCATGAGCCGCGCCGCGCGCTTCGGCCTCATCGTCAAGGGCGGCGACACCCTCGAGCAGCTCGCCCGCGCGAAATCTGTCGCGTTCGACAAGACCGGCACGCTCACGAGCGGGCGCCCCTCGCTCGAGCGCATCGACGCGGCTCCCGGCTTCAGCGCCGACGACGTGCTGCGCCTCGCGGCATCGGCCGAGGTCTACTCGTCGCACGTGCTCGCGGGCGGCGTCATCGCCGCTGCCACCGAGCGCGGACTCGAGCTCGCGAACATCTCGCAGGCCGAGGAGGTCGCCACCAACGGCGTCGCCGCCACTCTCGCCGAGGATGCGCCGTGGCGCGGCACCGTGCGCGTCGGCAAGCCGGCGTGGGTGCGCTCGTTCGCGCCCGCGCTCAAGAACGCGGCGCTGGGCTCGGGCGAGCTCGCGATCTACGTCACCCTCGACGACGCGGTCGTCGGCACCCTCGTTATGCGCGACCAGGTGCGGCCCGAATCGGCCGAGACCGTCGCGAGCCTCGCATCCCTCGGCGTCGAGCGACGGCTCATGGTGACCGGCGACATCGCCGCCACGGCCGAGCCCATCGCCGCGAGCCTCGGCATCGACGAGGTGCACGCCGAGTGCCGGCCGCGCGACAAGGTCGAGATCGTCGCCGGCGTCGAGCCGCGGCCGCTGATCATGGTCGGCGACGGCCTCAACGACGCGCCGGTACTCGCGGCCGCCGACATTGGCTTCGCGATGGGCGCGCGCGGCGCGACCGCAGCGAGCGAGTCGGCGGATGTGGTGAACCGCTTCGACTCGCTGGCGGGCGTCGCACACGCGGTGCGCATCGGCCAGGACACCGTGCGAATCGCCCTGCAGAGCGTGTGGCTCGGCATCATCATCAGCGTCGGGCTCATGCTCGTCGCCGCGTTCGGCCTGCTGCCCGCCCTCGCCGGGGCGTGGCTGCAGGAGGTCGTCGACCTCGTCGCGATCCTCGGCGCCCTGCGCGCGGTCGGGCCGCGCCGCGAGCGCTAA
- a CDS encoding helix-turn-helix transcriptional regulator: MPQLTVLATLLGWGRSTWIQQCDAHIREEQPDVATEWAYTRAQLVELLHQPGGDEHRVILADALLSAADDALWPVITEALAENPQVRLVISSVDVPRADLIGHLDYLVLTERDLAFSRAEVREYVELTTGSNHEALTIAVSDGLRGMIELISRRLRAHLDQHDRLGWGIAESSPEVHALNLIRRPVGVTLPKLSKTWQILQRVKELRAFSAMQLHTHLDGTELADGIDLDEIFIRFRNFPFFTVENDIDTGDELLVWQHAAWQQVGAEVPEEVRREQLETGLATIRRSGGIVAQTYYLVALERFDEANLIVTHNYQHFIAGLDAVTAAVIGDATLHANIHPALAVLQADIRIRSGLAERDLREPLDQALNALRAVTAADVESEFARTALLAHTSAFVGDRPRVLRYLEYASELSVGLRTRFGQMSTRTRSRLAEHHTLLVKVAMQVDHLARALRIAREAVRLSNPGDMGHVGRTRDVVNLEDAVGMRSLAGSVSPHQDGMYGASVSVRFIEEGDDAAAIDFLQTLQALRIRTASRSAIDAHILLVRALAAPAELSVRDVLQPIERSAELWRTGVPSTYLSFAVLLAAASRNRQDEGAEIVARIAKSRDPFARLTRMLWAQWNGNFVESLGEASHAGFEGLPRFAVLQRVLVAVSQLRLEDAQGCVQELCSAWGEFEAPRLFRFALRFIPQDVFDELFGMRDDLPSGLARVLEESAVDKRNISWKTVSALSRSEIEVVRLLSHGLKNQEIAESRHVTFGTVRTQLKSIYRKLGVSDRTGALAEARAHGLISPAGGTGSDVFARKVAADK; this comes from the coding sequence TTGCCACAGCTTACGGTGCTGGCGACCCTGCTCGGCTGGGGGCGCTCGACCTGGATTCAGCAGTGCGACGCCCACATTCGCGAGGAACAGCCCGACGTCGCCACCGAATGGGCCTACACCCGCGCCCAGCTCGTCGAACTTCTGCACCAGCCGGGTGGCGATGAGCACCGCGTGATCCTCGCCGACGCGCTCCTCAGCGCGGCCGACGACGCCCTCTGGCCCGTCATCACCGAGGCGCTCGCCGAGAACCCGCAGGTTCGCCTGGTCATCTCGAGCGTCGACGTGCCCCGCGCCGATCTCATCGGCCACCTCGACTACCTCGTGCTCACCGAGCGCGACCTCGCGTTCAGCCGTGCCGAGGTGCGCGAATACGTCGAGCTCACAACGGGCAGCAACCACGAGGCCCTCACGATCGCCGTCTCCGACGGTCTGCGCGGCATGATCGAACTCATCTCGCGTCGCCTTCGTGCTCACCTCGATCAGCACGACCGGCTCGGCTGGGGCATCGCCGAGAGCTCGCCCGAGGTGCACGCCCTCAACCTCATCCGCCGGCCAGTCGGGGTGACGCTGCCGAAGCTCAGCAAGACCTGGCAGATCCTGCAGCGGGTGAAGGAGCTGCGCGCGTTCTCGGCCATGCAGCTGCACACGCACCTCGACGGCACCGAGCTCGCCGACGGCATCGACCTCGACGAGATCTTCATTCGCTTCCGCAACTTCCCCTTCTTCACCGTCGAAAACGACATCGACACCGGCGACGAGCTGCTCGTCTGGCAGCACGCCGCGTGGCAGCAGGTCGGCGCCGAGGTGCCCGAGGAGGTGCGCCGCGAGCAGCTCGAGACCGGCCTCGCGACCATCCGGCGCTCGGGCGGCATCGTCGCGCAGACCTATTACCTCGTCGCGCTCGAGCGCTTCGACGAGGCCAACCTCATCGTCACGCACAACTACCAGCACTTCATCGCGGGGCTCGACGCGGTCACGGCCGCGGTCATTGGCGACGCGACGCTGCACGCGAACATTCACCCGGCGCTCGCGGTGTTGCAGGCCGACATTCGCATCCGCAGTGGCCTCGCCGAGCGCGACCTGCGCGAGCCGCTCGACCAGGCGCTCAACGCCCTGCGCGCCGTCACGGCGGCCGACGTCGAGAGCGAATTCGCGCGCACCGCGCTGCTCGCACACACCTCGGCCTTCGTCGGCGACCGCCCGCGCGTGCTGCGCTACCTCGAGTATGCCTCCGAACTGAGCGTCGGCTTGCGCACCCGCTTCGGCCAGATGTCGACACGCACGCGCTCGCGGCTGGCCGAGCATCACACCCTGCTCGTCAAGGTCGCGATGCAGGTCGACCACCTCGCCCGCGCGCTCCGCATCGCGCGCGAGGCCGTGCGCCTGAGCAATCCGGGCGACATGGGGCACGTCGGCCGCACGCGCGACGTCGTGAACCTCGAGGATGCGGTTGGGATGCGTTCGCTCGCGGGCAGCGTCAGCCCGCACCAGGACGGCATGTACGGTGCCTCGGTGTCGGTGCGGTTTATCGAAGAGGGCGACGATGCCGCCGCGATCGACTTCCTCCAGACCCTCCAGGCCCTGCGCATCCGCACCGCCTCGCGCTCGGCGATCGACGCGCACATTCTGCTCGTGCGCGCGCTCGCCGCGCCGGCCGAGCTCTCGGTGCGGGATGTGCTGCAGCCGATCGAGCGCAGCGCCGAGCTCTGGCGCACGGGCGTGCCGAGTACCTACCTCTCGTTCGCCGTGCTGCTCGCCGCCGCGTCGCGCAACCGCCAGGACGAGGGCGCCGAGATCGTCGCGCGCATCGCGAAGTCGCGCGACCCCTTCGCCCGCCTGACGCGGATGCTCTGGGCCCAGTGGAACGGCAACTTCGTCGAGTCGCTCGGCGAGGCGAGCCACGCCGGCTTCGAGGGCCTGCCGCGCTTCGCGGTGCTGCAGCGCGTGCTCGTCGCGGTCTCACAGCTGCGACTCGAGGATGCGCAGGGCTGCGTGCAGGAGCTCTGCAGCGCCTGGGGTGAGTTCGAGGCGCCGCGCCTGTTCCGCTTCGCGCTGCGCTTCATTCCGCAGGACGTCTTCGACGAATTGTTCGGAATGCGCGATGACCTGCCCTCGGGGCTGGCTCGCGTGCTCGAGGAGTCGGCGGTCGACAAGCGGAATATCTCGTGGAAGACGGTCTCGGCCCTTTCTCGCAGCGAGATCGAGGTCGTGCGCCTGCTGAGCCATGGCCTCAAGAACCAGGAGATCGCCGAGTCCCGGCACGTCACCTTCGGCACGGTGCGCACGCAGCTCAAGAGCATTTACCGCAAGCTCGGGGTGAGCGACCGCACGGGAGCCCTCGCCGAGGCCCGGGCACACGGCCTGATTTCGCCCGCCGGTGGGACCGGTTCTGATGTGTTCGCGAGGAAGGTCGCCGCCGACAAGTAG